The Aedes aegypti strain LVP_AGWG chromosome 3, AaegL5.0 Primary Assembly, whole genome shotgun sequence genome contains a region encoding:
- the LOC5563657 gene encoding gustatory receptor for sugar taste 64f: MMRVSQLSTMARKLLPQVLEPRQTGKIVRFNGELVPVQSKSRAFLKHFKYPKRATRENWIHDGSFHDAVSGLLITAQLFSIMPVCGIGQKDTTKLHFSWKSKRIFYSYAACMGTAFLAVTSTIRFVDRNFNFSRLTGVFFYFYNLYGMYCFVRVAQKWPVLMQKWFNVEQLLPQSSNIIERGKLANKIKLISILVITLSLMEHMLSIVAAVYYTPNCPNIKDPVKMFFKSNFLFVFYYFEYSEIRGFVVKFINVISTFVWSYIDLFVIIVSIGLSHTFRRINNHLMNHKREKMTEQFWGEQRQNYRNICDLVRFVDDAISIITMLSISSNLFFICASILNSLNTHPALVHTVYFWFGLAFLIGRTLAVSMCTAAVNDESQRPFEVLRAIPRDGWCVEAKRFAEEVINDTVALTGMKFFNMTRKLVLKVTGSIITYELVLIQFHQDETADYDLCTFRRT; encoded by the exons ATGATGCGGGTTAGCCAATTGTCGACCATGGCGAGAAAATTGCTTCCCCAGGTGTTGGAACCCCGACAAACAGGAAAGATAGTGAG GTTTAACGGCGAGTTGGTCCCCGTCCAAAGTAAGAGTCGAGCTTTTCTGAAGCACTTCAAGTATCCCAAACGTGCAACCAGGGAAAACTGGATCCATGACGGATCGTTTCACGATGCAGTTTCTGGACTGCTGATTACGGCCCAACTGTTCTCAATAATGCCAGTTTGTGGAATTGGACAGAAGGATACTACTAAGCTTCATTTCTCTTGGAAAAGTAAGCGCATCTTCTACTCATACGCGGCATGTATGGGAACTGCTTTCCTGGCGGTGACTAGTACGATTCGATTCGTGGAtagaaatttcaacttttctagGCTGACGGGAGTCTTTTTCTATTTCTACAACCTCTACGGAATGTACTGTTTCGTGAGAGTTGCACAGAAATGGCCGGTTCTGATGCAGAAGTGGTTTAATGTTGAACAACTGCTGCCGCAGAGTTCCAACATTATAGAACGTGGAAAGCTTGCCAATAAGATCAAGCTGATATCGATTCTTGTGATCACGCTCTCCCTGATGGAACATATGCTGTCGATTGTGGCAGCCGTTTACTATACCCCGAATTGCCCAAACATCAAGGATCCGGTCAAAATGTTCTTCAAGTCCAACTTTTTGTTCGTATTCTACTACTTTGAGTATTCGGAGATTCGAGGATTCGTGGTCAAATTTATCAACGTGATCAGCACCTTTGTTTGGAGTTACATAGATTTGTTCGTCATTATCGTAAGCATTGGACTATCTCACACGTTCCGCAGGATCAACAACCATCTGATGAATCATAAACGAGAG AAAATGACCGAACAGTTTTGGGGTGAGCAACGTCAAAACTATCGAAATATTTGTGACCTTGTTCGGTTCGTTGACGACGCTATTTCGATCATTACCATGCTATCGATTTCAAGCAACCTGTTCTTCATCTGCGCCTCAATTCTTAACAGTTTGAA CACCCACCCAGCCTTGGTCCATACAGTGTACTTCTGGTTCGGGCTGGCCTTCCTGATTGGACGAACTTTGGCCGTGTCCATGTGCACCGCAGCAGTCAACGATGAATCGCAGCGTCCGTTTGAAGTTCTTCGGGCTATTCCCCGTGACGGATGGTGCGTGGAAGCGAAACGCTTTGCCGAAGAGGTCATCAACGATACGGTGGCCCTCACCGGGATGAAGTTCTTCAACATGACGCGCAAACTGGTGCTCAAAGTCACGGGTTCGATCATCACCTACGAACTGGTGCTGATCCAGTTTCACCAGGACGAGACGGCCGATTACGATCTGTGCACGTTTAGGCGTACGTAG
- the LOC23687745 gene encoding serine protease easter isoform X1 → MKSLIVLMVICASVVAGHWKAPRNSGMPYNATCINPKRDAGRCILVQECPIVLATIRKENLHMDDISFLYQSECGKLKRKSLVCCPNHSIGTSAAAASPEETSSSFDTSNRVDGSSTAKLDQWKLLPTPGDCGVQPSYQLFGENVTKLDEQPWTALVHFGNLPYETTFECGGALISSRYVLTAAHCVIDRSKWSNLTIRLGEWDTEATVDCIAIQDYNEFYCADPAVDVPVEKVFIHEQYARHQRPQLNDIALLRLAQPVDTTAWIRPVCLPERPVLPASDEVLILAGWGNNGCGYNSRYKVRSRLNALKQDQCRGYLPPGFRRANEYLCTAPVNAGEKCHADSGGAVTRTRQVEGVGIVHEVAGILNHMVECHESRPVGVFSSVGQYLEWVVGKLEK, encoded by the exons ATGAAAAGTTTAATAGTGCTAATGGTGATTTGTGCGTCCGTTGTCGCTGGACATTGGAAGGCTCCCAGGAATTCCGGAA TGCCCTACAATGCCACCTGCATCAACCCGAAACGTGACGCCGGTCGTTGCATTCTGGTACAAGAGTGCCCAATTGTGCTGGCCACCATTCGGAAGGAAAATCTCCACATGGATGACATCAGTTTTCTCTACCAAAGCGAGTGCGGAAAGTTGAAACGTAAAAGTTTAGTTTgctgtccaaaccattccattgGCACCTCGGCAGCTGCGGCATCTCCGGAAGAGACAAGTTCTTCGTTCGACACGTCCAACCGAGTGGATGGCAGCAGCACTGCCAAGTTGGACCAGTGGAAGCTGCTGCCGACGCCGGGAGATTGCGGTGTTCAACCGAGTTATCAACTGTTCGGCGAGAATGTTACCAAACTGGACGAACAACCGTGGACGGCACTGGTGCACTTTGGGAATTTGC CTTATGAGACAACATTCGAATGCGGAGGGGCGCTTATCAGCTCTCGTTACGTGCTGACCGCGGCTCACTGCGTAATTGATAGGAGCAAATGGAGCAA CTTGACGATCCGTCTCGGAGAATGGGACACGGAAGCGACGGTAGATTGCATTGCCATCCAGGACTACAATGAATTCTACTGTGCCGATCCGGCGGTGGATGTCCCAGTGGAGAAGGTTTTCATTCATGAACAGTACGCTCGCCATCAAAGGCCCCAGCTAAATGATATAGCACTGTTGCGGTTGGCTCAACCGGTAGATACTACAGCATGGATCCGTCCAGTGTGTCTTCCGGAGAGACCTGTGTTGCCGGCGTCGGATGAGGTTCTTATCTTAGCTGGATGGGGCAACAATGGATGCG GATATAACAGCCGCTACAAGGTACGCTCCCGACTGAACGCACTAAAGCAGGACCAATGCCGGGGCTACCTCCCTCCGGGTTTCCGTCGGGCCAACGAATATCTCTGCACGGCCCCGGTTAACGCAGGCGAAAAGTGTCATGCCGATTCGGGTGGAGCAGTGACAAGAACGCGCCAAGTCGAAGGAGTGGGAATCGTTCACGAGGTGGCTGGAATATTGAATCACATGGTGGAGTGTCACGAGAGTCGCCCGGTTGGAGTATTTTCCAGCGTGGGTCAGTACTTGGAGTGGGTTGTTGGAAAATTGGAGAAATAA
- the LOC23687745 gene encoding serine protease easter isoform X2 — protein MKSLIVLMVICASVVAGHWKAPRNSGMPYNATCINPKRDAGRCILVQECPIVLATIRKENLHMDDISFLYQSECGKLKRKSLVCCPNHSIGTSAAAASPEETSSSFDTSNRVDGSSTAKLDQWKLLPTPGDCGVQPSYQLFGENVTKLDEQPWTALVHFGNLPYETTFECGGALISSRYVLTAAHCVIDRSKWSNLTIRLGEWDTEATVDCIAIQDYNEFYCADPAVDVPVEKVFIHEQYARHQRPQLNDIALLRLAQPVDTTAWIRPVCLPERPVLPASDEVLILAGWGNNGCGYNSRYKVRSRLNALKQDQCREWESFTRWLEY, from the exons ATGAAAAGTTTAATAGTGCTAATGGTGATTTGTGCGTCCGTTGTCGCTGGACATTGGAAGGCTCCCAGGAATTCCGGAA TGCCCTACAATGCCACCTGCATCAACCCGAAACGTGACGCCGGTCGTTGCATTCTGGTACAAGAGTGCCCAATTGTGCTGGCCACCATTCGGAAGGAAAATCTCCACATGGATGACATCAGTTTTCTCTACCAAAGCGAGTGCGGAAAGTTGAAACGTAAAAGTTTAGTTTgctgtccaaaccattccattgGCACCTCGGCAGCTGCGGCATCTCCGGAAGAGACAAGTTCTTCGTTCGACACGTCCAACCGAGTGGATGGCAGCAGCACTGCCAAGTTGGACCAGTGGAAGCTGCTGCCGACGCCGGGAGATTGCGGTGTTCAACCGAGTTATCAACTGTTCGGCGAGAATGTTACCAAACTGGACGAACAACCGTGGACGGCACTGGTGCACTTTGGGAATTTGC CTTATGAGACAACATTCGAATGCGGAGGGGCGCTTATCAGCTCTCGTTACGTGCTGACCGCGGCTCACTGCGTAATTGATAGGAGCAAATGGAGCAA CTTGACGATCCGTCTCGGAGAATGGGACACGGAAGCGACGGTAGATTGCATTGCCATCCAGGACTACAATGAATTCTACTGTGCCGATCCGGCGGTGGATGTCCCAGTGGAGAAGGTTTTCATTCATGAACAGTACGCTCGCCATCAAAGGCCCCAGCTAAATGATATAGCACTGTTGCGGTTGGCTCAACCGGTAGATACTACAGCATGGATCCGTCCAGTGTGTCTTCCGGAGAGACCTGTGTTGCCGGCGTCGGATGAGGTTCTTATCTTAGCTGGATGGGGCAACAATGGATGCG GATATAACAGCCGCTACAAGGTACGCTCCCGACTGAACGCACTAAAGCAGGACCAATGCCGG GAGTGGGAATCGTTCACGAGGTGGCTGGAATATTGA